The genomic window AGACCGGTGCGGAGCGCTACCTGGACGCCCTGGAGCGGACGGTCGGCTACTACGAGACGCACGCGCCCGCCGACCTCGTTCCCTACTGGGACTTCGAACACCCCGACGCGCCCGACGTCCCCCGCGACACCAGTGCCGCGGGGCTGGCGGCCTACGGACTCACGCGACTCGACGACTCGCCCGAGACGGCCGACCTCCGCGAGACCGGCGACGCGATCCTTGACTCGCTGGTGGAAAACTACCAGACCCCGACCGGGGCCGAGGACGATCGGCAGCCGGGAATGGTCATCGAGGGATGCTACAACGGGCCCGCGGGGTACGCCGACGCAAACGAACTCGTCTGGACGGACTACTACGTCGCAGTTGCGCTGGCGAACCGGGCGGGCGTCGTCTCCGTTTGAGCGCGAGGGGCCGGTCACCGCTGGACTGTGGCCGGTCGCCGCTGGAGCGTGGGCGACGACCGCTGTCGTGGCGGACGGTCGACGCCCCGGATCGCACGATCACGGCTGGTACCCCGCGTTCGACGCACCGTGGCCCCATCATTTATGAAGACCGTCGTGAATCTCACTAGGGGAAGCCAATGCAGATCAGAGACATTACTGCGTACCCCCTGCAGGACGACCTGTGGAACCCCTGGTGTATCGTCACGGTCGAGACCGACGACGGCCTTCGCGGCGTCGGCGAAGCCGGCGGCCTCTGGGCCAACACCGACCTCTACGCGAAGGTCGAGTACGCGAAGAAGTTCGACGAGTGGTTCGAGGGGATGGACCCGCTCAACATCGAGTCGCTCCGCGTGAAGGCCCAGGAGACCGCGTGGGGGCAGTCGCGCATCTCCCAGGCGATGCTCTCGGGCATCGAGATGGCCTGCTGGGACATCGCCGGCAAGCATTACGGCGAGCCTGTTCACAAACTGCTCGGCGGCGCGATCCGAACCGAACTGCCCGCCTACGCGAACGGCTGGTACGACGGGCTGGAGACGCCCGAGGAGTGGGCCGAGGGAGCTGCCGACGTGATCGATCGGGGGTACGACGCGCTGAAGTTCGACCCCTACGAGAACTCCGTGCGCGACATCGAGAACGACGAGATGCAGCTGGCGCTCGACCGCATCGCCGCAATCAGAGAGGAGGTCGGCGAGGAGCCCTCGCTCATGATCGAGGGGCACGCCCGCCTGACGC from Salinarchaeum sp. Harcht-Bsk1 includes these protein-coding regions:
- a CDS encoding mandelate racemase/muconate lactonizing enzyme family protein — its product is MQIRDITAYPLQDDLWNPWCIVTVETDDGLRGVGEAGGLWANTDLYAKVEYAKKFDEWFEGMDPLNIESLRVKAQETAWGQSRISQAMLSGIEMACWDIAGKHYGEPVHKLLGGAIRTELPAYANGWYDGLETPEEWAEGAADVIDRGYDALKFDPYENSVRDIENDEMQLALDRIAAIREEVGEEPSLMIEGHARLTPGEAIKIGSRLEEYNPTWFEAPIQAHQGPDAFREVREALSIPISDDLASIENKFEAFEFISERAIDVIQPDAANVGGLREVQYIAQMADAASISIAPHAAGGPVAMTATVHLDAVLPNFKIQEGFNEFTRPDWVTDVIEDPISIEDGTIDVPEEPGLGIEFDADLAEEHDCNPMPDHNFLSSEFKDTYGSQEHAE